One segment of Aquimarina sp. BL5 DNA contains the following:
- a CDS encoding DUF6691 family protein, whose product MRTIIYLVIGIFFGIVLFKSEAASWFRIYEMFQFGSFHMYGIIGSAVGLGIIIVQLIKRFRVKSIYGEKINIAPKERSFSRYILGGIIFGLGWALAGACPGPMFVLAGAGYFPILIVIGASILGTFLYGLLKDKLPH is encoded by the coding sequence ATGCGTACAATTATATATTTAGTTATTGGTATATTCTTCGGAATTGTTTTATTTAAATCCGAAGCTGCTTCGTGGTTCAGGATTTATGAAATGTTTCAATTTGGATCGTTTCATATGTATGGCATTATAGGTTCTGCAGTCGGGCTTGGTATTATAATAGTTCAATTAATTAAGAGATTTCGTGTAAAATCTATTTATGGAGAGAAAATAAATATAGCTCCAAAGGAAAGAAGTTTTAGTAGATATATTCTCGGAGGAATTATTTTCGGATTAGGTTGGGCATTGGCTGGAGCATGTCCTGGTCCTATGTTTGTTTTGGCAGGTGCAGGATATTTTCCAATACTTATTGTAATCGGAGCTTCAATCTTAGGTACTTTTTTATACGGTTTATTAAAAGATAAATTACCGCACTAA
- a CDS encoding universal stress protein yields MKRILVPTDFSDNAYGALFYATRLFQNYECQFYILNAFEVHTPVLTGRIDTNKGDLLYRKLSAESKDGLTQTFHSIIRDTDDLNHTFETISVSKDLTETINKTIKKKHIDLVVMGTKGASGAAALFMGSNTVKVVQKIYNCPVLVVPDEYDFQKPTEIAFPTDFKRFYIAEELKPLIDIASLFGSSIRIFHIHEEEKLDDIQQHNYNSLKNHLTNFTNSIHWISKEGQKARLINDFIDELDIDLLVMVNYRHSLMENITHEPVIKKIGFHPSVPFLVIPDAS; encoded by the coding sequence ATGAAAAGAATACTTGTTCCCACAGATTTTTCCGATAATGCATATGGTGCTCTTTTTTATGCTACCCGATTATTTCAGAATTATGAATGTCAATTTTATATTTTGAATGCTTTCGAAGTTCATACCCCTGTATTAACGGGCAGAATTGATACGAACAAAGGAGATTTGCTATATCGAAAACTTAGTGCTGAGTCTAAAGATGGATTAACACAAACATTTCACTCAATTATTAGAGATACCGATGATCTTAACCATACCTTTGAAACTATCTCCGTTTCTAAAGACCTGACAGAGACTATAAATAAAACCATTAAAAAGAAACATATTGATTTGGTGGTTATGGGTACCAAAGGAGCTTCTGGAGCTGCCGCTCTTTTTATGGGCAGTAATACGGTGAAGGTAGTTCAAAAAATCTATAATTGCCCTGTTTTGGTAGTACCGGATGAGTATGATTTCCAAAAACCTACGGAAATTGCTTTCCCAACAGATTTCAAACGATTTTATATAGCCGAAGAATTAAAACCATTAATCGATATTGCTTCTTTATTTGGTTCTAGTATAAGAATTTTCCATATCCATGAAGAAGAAAAATTAGATGATATACAGCAGCATAATTACAATTCGCTAAAAAATCATTTAACCAATTTTACAAATAGTATTCATTGGATATCAAAAGAAGGACAAAAAGCAAGGTTAATTAATGATTTTATTGATGAATTAGATATTGATTTATTAGTAATGGTGAATTATCGACATAGCTTAATGGAAAACATAACGCACGAACCTGTCATCAAAAAAATTGGATTTCATCCATCTGTTCCATTTCTGGTTATACCCGATGCTAGCTGA
- a CDS encoding universal stress protein: MKKILVTTDFSDRAWNAFVYAIDLYRDSPCEFHILNTYDLNSVRLATTLSSQRVGYFYESIKIESEQGLKMTLEDIKNSQPAEHHTFKTVSKSGILTKILQQMTEKNQFDLIVMSSKGTTGSKHIFLGSSVKRVLENNFYCPILIIPEDAYFERIKNIAFATDFERIYHKSEIKPIIDLAKNNDATVRMIHVYDGPKLSLTQNYNSTTLENFFKNVRFDFHVMPEFSTIEKGIQTFIEELEIDLLSMIKYEHSFIERLTREAIIEKITFNTKIPFLIIPADHI, from the coding sequence ATGAAAAAGATACTGGTAACAACAGATTTTTCTGACAGAGCCTGGAATGCATTTGTATATGCAATCGATTTATACCGTGATAGCCCCTGCGAATTTCATATACTTAATACATATGATCTTAATTCTGTGCGGTTAGCTACTACATTAAGCTCTCAAAGAGTAGGATATTTTTACGAATCTATTAAAATAGAATCCGAACAGGGATTAAAAATGACTTTGGAGGATATCAAGAATTCTCAGCCTGCTGAACATCATACTTTCAAAACCGTTTCAAAATCTGGTATTTTGACAAAGATTTTGCAGCAAATGACTGAAAAGAATCAATTTGATCTGATTGTAATGAGTTCTAAAGGAACTACAGGATCAAAACATATTTTTCTGGGAAGTAGTGTAAAGAGAGTATTAGAAAATAATTTTTATTGTCCTATTCTTATTATCCCAGAAGATGCTTATTTCGAAAGAATTAAAAATATTGCTTTCGCTACAGATTTCGAACGAATATACCATAAATCAGAGATTAAACCCATCATAGATCTGGCAAAAAACAATGACGCTACAGTGAGAATGATCCATGTCTATGATGGTCCAAAATTAAGTCTCACACAAAATTATAACTCTACAACCTTAGAAAACTTTTTTAAAAATGTAAGATTTGATTTCCATGTAATGCCAGAATTTTCAACTATAGAGAAAGGAATACAAACCTTCATAGAAGAACTGGAAATAGATCTGTTATCAATGATCAAATATGAGCATAGTTTTATTGAACGGTTAACAAGAGAAGCTATCATAGAGAAAATCACATTCAACACTAAAATTCCTTTCTTGATTATTCCGGCAGATCACATTTAA
- a CDS encoding 2-hydroxyacid dehydrogenase, which yields MKILIYSTKDFEIPFLEKANSDVYHIKYISERLTSKTAILALGFDAISIFSADDASSKVLELLYDFGVKYITLRSAGYDNIHIKTAKKLGIKVAHTPEYSPNAIAEHAVALLLALNRKLIISQQQVTHYNFSLSNLVGFDLHNKTVGVIGTGRIGKVIAKIMNGFGCKIIAHDINEDQGFTKQYDIEYLTLSDLCKQSDIIMLSVPLNSETHYMIDADLILLMKRDVYIINIARGAVVNTSEIVEALKWNRIAAYGSDVYEYEDNVFFYDRSETKPNDKLLLQLIDLPNVLITPHQAFATKEALTNIAETTFYNITCWQQNKTPANELTIELVR from the coding sequence ATGAAGATATTGATATATAGTACAAAAGATTTTGAGATCCCTTTTCTTGAAAAAGCAAATAGTGATGTATATCATATCAAATACATTTCTGAAAGACTTACTTCTAAAACAGCAATACTCGCTTTGGGATTTGATGCAATCTCTATTTTTTCAGCAGACGACGCCTCATCTAAGGTATTAGAATTATTATATGATTTTGGTGTCAAGTATATCACATTGCGTTCTGCAGGTTATGATAATATACATATAAAAACTGCAAAAAAACTAGGGATTAAAGTTGCACATACACCAGAATATTCACCTAATGCTATTGCAGAACATGCGGTAGCCCTATTATTAGCATTGAATCGTAAACTTATCATATCTCAGCAGCAAGTAACTCATTATAACTTTTCTCTAAGTAATCTTGTAGGATTTGATCTTCATAATAAAACTGTTGGAGTCATAGGAACCGGAAGGATTGGAAAAGTGATTGCTAAAATCATGAACGGATTCGGATGCAAAATAATAGCTCACGATATTAATGAAGATCAAGGTTTTACAAAACAATACGATATTGAATATTTAACATTATCAGATTTGTGTAAGCAATCGGACATTATCATGCTTAGTGTACCTCTTAATTCGGAAACTCATTATATGATTGATGCAGACCTTATTCTATTAATGAAACGAGATGTCTATATCATCAATATTGCCAGAGGAGCTGTGGTAAATACTTCGGAAATAGTAGAAGCTTTAAAATGGAATAGAATTGCAGCTTACGGATCTGATGTTTATGAATATGAAGATAATGTGTTTTTCTACGATCGTTCTGAGACAAAGCCAAATGATAAATTATTACTGCAACTAATCGATTTACCAAATGTACTCATAACACCTCATCAGGCTTTTGCTACTAAAGAAGCCTTAACAAACATTGCGGAAACAACATTTTATAATATCACTTGCTGGCAACAAAATAAAACTCCAGCCAATGAACTCACGATAGAATTAGTGCGGTAA
- a CDS encoding universal stress protein, which translates to MKRILLPTDFSDNAFNAIRYAMQFFKNEECTFYLLHTFTPVSYNVGYLIENPVPYGIEDIVMMNSKRDIESTEEKIKNEFNNPKHSFVRISAFNMLINEIKDTVDRYNIDLIVMGTKGATGAKEIFIGTHTMYTIKKAKCPVLAIPSDFEYEEPKEILFPTDYYLSTSNKYLPLIKDICTRHTSRLHMLNAYYGIPLDQNQKEIKDFMDTYFDKNAHIFHIADGMDVIEAVEDFQKMNIINLLVMVHNKHSFFENLLFKPVINEVAYHTNIPFLVIPSEKRIGSNPKEDRADEKRKEKEDEGLAV; encoded by the coding sequence ATGAAACGGATCTTATTACCCACTGATTTTTCTGACAATGCATTTAATGCTATACGGTATGCTATGCAATTTTTTAAGAATGAAGAATGTACATTTTATCTCCTTCATACATTTACGCCAGTCTCTTATAACGTAGGATATCTTATAGAGAATCCAGTGCCTTATGGAATTGAAGATATCGTTATGATGAATTCGAAAAGAGATATTGAAAGTACTGAAGAAAAAATAAAAAATGAGTTTAATAACCCAAAGCATAGTTTTGTGAGGATTTCAGCCTTTAATATGCTAATTAATGAAATCAAAGATACCGTAGATCGCTACAACATTGATCTGATAGTTATGGGTACCAAAGGAGCTACAGGAGCAAAAGAAATCTTTATCGGAACGCATACTATGTATACTATTAAAAAAGCAAAATGTCCGGTTCTAGCAATTCCTTCTGACTTTGAATATGAGGAACCTAAAGAGATATTATTTCCAACAGATTATTATCTTAGTACGTCTAATAAGTATCTACCTTTAATTAAAGACATTTGTACCAGACATACATCAAGGCTTCATATGCTTAATGCCTATTATGGCATTCCTTTAGATCAAAATCAAAAAGAAATAAAAGATTTTATGGATACTTACTTTGATAAAAATGCTCATATTTTTCACATAGCAGATGGTATGGATGTAATTGAAGCAGTAGAAGATTTTCAAAAAATGAATATCATAAACTTGCTAGTTATGGTTCATAATAAACACTCATTTTTTGAGAATTTGTTATTCAAACCGGTAATAAACGAAGTAGCATATCACACCAACATCCCATTTTTAGTAATACCATCAGAAAAACGAATAGGATCGAATCCCAAAGAAGATCGAGCCGATGAAAAAAGAAAAGAAAAAGAGGACGAAGGTTTAGCTGTTTAA
- a CDS encoding universal stress protein, whose amino-acid sequence MKKKILLPTDFSKNAWNAISYAIELYKNEECDFYILNVFNATGYALESMMIPEPGEKKYDEAKEKSEKGLSKILERLSFRDKYPNHKFIMVSQFNSILEGIKDIVDKQDVEMVIMGTKGTTNAGDVIYGSNTVLVMEKVRNCPVMAIPENVIYTEPKEIVFPTDYKTQIKRRELQYLIEIAKISNAVVCFLYVSNDDTLDDQQVNNQKLLKEYFETIPHTFHTLHNVDVKGGLSAFVESRNSDMITFINRKHSFFGSIFSRPMVKDLGYHSKVPVLALHDIKN is encoded by the coding sequence ATGAAAAAGAAGATCTTATTACCGACTGATTTTTCCAAAAATGCTTGGAACGCTATAAGTTATGCTATTGAGCTTTATAAAAATGAGGAATGTGATTTTTACATACTTAATGTTTTTAATGCTACTGGTTATGCTTTAGAAAGTATGATGATTCCGGAACCAGGAGAAAAAAAATATGACGAAGCCAAAGAGAAGTCAGAAAAAGGGCTTAGTAAAATTTTAGAACGGCTTTCGTTTAGAGATAAATATCCAAATCATAAATTTATTATGGTCTCTCAGTTTAACAGTATACTGGAAGGAATTAAGGATATTGTTGATAAACAAGACGTAGAAATGGTTATTATGGGAACAAAAGGCACCACTAATGCTGGGGATGTCATCTATGGCAGTAATACTGTTTTGGTTATGGAAAAAGTAAGAAACTGCCCCGTAATGGCAATTCCAGAAAATGTAATCTACACAGAACCCAAAGAAATTGTGTTTCCAACCGATTACAAAACGCAGATTAAGCGCAGAGAGTTACAATATCTGATTGAAATTGCAAAAATCAGTAATGCAGTTGTATGCTTTTTATACGTTTCTAATGACGACACCTTAGATGACCAGCAGGTAAATAATCAAAAATTATTAAAAGAATATTTTGAAACAATACCTCATACATTTCACACCTTACACAATGTCGATGTAAAAGGAGGGCTCAGTGCTTTTGTAGAAAGTAGAAATAGCGATATGATCACTTTTATAAATAGGAAGCATAGTTTCTTTGGGAGTATATTTTCGAGACCAATGGTTAAGGACCTTGGATATCACTCTAAAGTACCGGTATTGGCGCTCCACGATATTAAAAATTAA
- a CDS encoding heavy metal translocating P-type ATPase metal-binding domain-containing protein: protein MIESTCYHCGNDCDALAITFDQKTFCCNGCKTVYDIFSSNDLSCYYDLQSAPGAIPKEIERKYDYLDTPAIAEKLIEFSDDTTEIITLYIPHIHCSSCIWILENLHKLEPSITNSQVDFPKKTVRITFNNEKTSLKKVVMLLNSIGYEPYISLDDYSEGEKHINRSLIYKLGIAGFAFGNVMFLSFPEYFEVSEYWLEQYKYVFRWLMFVFSLPVVLYAAQDYFISAFKGLRSRILNIDVPIALGIVVLFLRSTTEIIFDWGTGFFDSLTGLVFFLLLGKFFQQKTYSFLSFERDYKSYFPIAVTRLVFDKKDKKNKEESIQVYDIEEGNRLLIRNGELIPVDAILITGEARIDYSFVTGESESVPKRSGDKLFAGGKQLYGAIEIEAIKTVEQSYLTRLWSNDVFNKDKSASFTNLTDTISKYFTIIILSIAVIATTFWLFIDAGKAINVLTAVLIIACPCALALARPFALGNMLRIFGKNKFYLKNADVIEQLAQTDSIIFDKTGTITTNTTSNIEYEGMELTSEEESLLKSTLRASNHPLSRALYNILEDQEIYTLDEYEEYVGKGIKAKLAESTIKIGSSNFVGNKELSAIQNTNVHISANNEYKGRYVFHNQYRKNVKDVFNTLTKAYKLSILSGDNEGEKKHLKQLLPEGTSLLFNQKPDQKLNYIKSLQESTQKVIMIGDGLNDAGALAQSNVGIAVSENVNVFSPACDAILDASQFDKIPKYLKISKKAIKIIKSSFVLSFLYNSIGLYYAVTGQLSPIIAAILMPLSSISVVVYVTILTNWNGRKIKLQES from the coding sequence ATGATAGAATCCACATGTTATCACTGTGGTAATGATTGTGATGCGTTGGCCATTACTTTTGATCAAAAAACATTCTGCTGTAATGGGTGTAAAACTGTATATGATATTTTTTCGAGTAATGATTTATCCTGTTATTATGACTTACAATCTGCTCCTGGAGCCATTCCTAAAGAAATTGAAAGAAAATACGATTATCTCGATACTCCTGCTATTGCTGAAAAACTAATCGAGTTTAGTGATGATACTACAGAGATTATTACATTATACATTCCTCATATACATTGTAGTTCATGTATCTGGATATTAGAAAATTTACATAAGCTCGAACCTTCAATTACAAATTCTCAAGTTGACTTCCCGAAGAAAACCGTTCGAATTACTTTTAATAATGAAAAAACATCTCTGAAAAAAGTAGTGATGTTACTTAATTCAATTGGTTATGAACCTTATATAAGTCTAGATGATTATTCTGAAGGAGAAAAGCATATTAACAGGAGTTTGATTTACAAATTGGGGATTGCTGGATTTGCTTTTGGTAACGTAATGTTCTTGTCATTTCCTGAATATTTTGAAGTGTCAGAATACTGGTTGGAACAATATAAGTACGTGTTTCGCTGGCTGATGTTTGTGTTTTCTTTGCCAGTTGTATTGTATGCTGCACAAGATTATTTTATATCCGCATTTAAAGGGTTAAGATCCAGAATATTGAACATAGATGTGCCCATTGCTCTTGGAATCGTAGTGCTTTTTCTTAGAAGTACTACCGAGATCATATTTGATTGGGGAACTGGTTTTTTTGATAGCCTTACGGGATTGGTGTTTTTCCTATTATTGGGTAAATTTTTTCAACAGAAAACATATTCTTTTTTATCTTTTGAAAGAGATTATAAATCCTATTTCCCGATTGCGGTAACTCGATTAGTTTTTGACAAAAAAGATAAAAAAAATAAAGAAGAGAGCATTCAGGTGTATGATATTGAAGAAGGGAATAGATTGCTTATACGCAATGGAGAATTAATACCAGTAGATGCTATATTAATTACAGGAGAGGCAAGAATCGATTATAGTTTTGTAACCGGAGAAAGCGAATCAGTTCCTAAAAGATCTGGTGACAAACTCTTTGCAGGAGGCAAGCAATTATATGGAGCTATAGAAATTGAAGCTATAAAAACCGTAGAACAAAGTTACCTTACCCGTTTATGGAGTAATGATGTGTTTAACAAGGATAAATCTGCATCTTTTACCAATCTTACAGATACAATTAGTAAATATTTCACGATCATTATTTTAAGTATAGCGGTCATCGCTACAACTTTTTGGTTGTTTATTGATGCCGGAAAAGCTATTAATGTTCTCACTGCTGTATTAATTATTGCGTGTCCTTGTGCATTAGCATTGGCTAGACCTTTCGCCTTGGGAAATATGCTCCGAATTTTTGGAAAAAATAAATTCTATCTTAAAAATGCAGATGTTATCGAACAGTTGGCTCAAACGGATAGTATAATTTTTGATAAAACAGGAACCATAACGACCAATACTACTAGTAATATAGAATACGAAGGGATGGAACTAACTTCGGAAGAGGAATCATTGCTCAAAAGCACATTGAGAGCATCCAATCATCCACTTAGCAGAGCGTTATATAATATTTTAGAAGATCAAGAGATATATACACTTGATGAATACGAGGAGTATGTCGGAAAAGGAATTAAAGCAAAATTAGCAGAAAGTACTATAAAAATAGGTTCTTCAAATTTTGTAGGAAATAAAGAACTTTCAGCAATACAAAATACAAATGTTCATATAAGTGCAAATAATGAATACAAAGGGCGATATGTTTTTCATAATCAATATAGAAAGAACGTAAAGGATGTTTTTAATACTTTAACCAAAGCCTATAAATTATCTATATTATCCGGTGATAATGAAGGAGAAAAAAAGCACTTGAAACAATTACTTCCAGAAGGCACTTCTTTGCTATTTAACCAAAAACCAGATCAAAAACTGAATTATATCAAATCATTGCAGGAGTCAACACAAAAAGTAATTATGATTGGCGACGGATTGAATGATGCAGGTGCTTTAGCTCAAAGCAATGTCGGTATAGCGGTTTCAGAAAATGTAAATGTATTTTCTCCTGCTTGTGATGCAATTTTAGATGCTTCTCAATTTGACAAAATCCCTAAGTATCTTAAGATTTCTAAAAAGGCAATTAAGATTATTAAATCAAGTTTTGTCTTGTCATTCCTATACAATAGTATAGGTTTGTATTATGCCGTTACAGGACAATTATCTCCAATTATAGCCGCTATATTGATGCCATTAAGTTCCATTTCTGTAGTTGTTTATGTTACGATATTAACCAATTGGAATGGAAGAAAAATAAAACTTCAGGAATCATGA
- a CDS encoding YeeE/YedE family protein, with translation MNWIYEPWPWYVSGPLISLVMFLLLMIGKKLGMSSNLRTMCTICGAGKTVGFFKFDWREQRWNLVVVLGVIIGSYIAKNYLSVDTAVTLNPTVVKDLQSKGFTDTSQAYLPDMLFSNDVFTDPKGLAILIIGGLLVGFGARYAGGCTSGHAISGLSNLQVPSLIAVIGFFIGGLVMIHLIFPLIF, from the coding sequence ATGAATTGGATATATGAACCTTGGCCTTGGTACGTTTCAGGACCATTAATAAGTTTAGTGATGTTTTTGTTGTTAATGATCGGCAAAAAGTTAGGTATGTCATCTAACCTTAGAACTATGTGTACGATTTGTGGAGCAGGTAAAACAGTAGGTTTTTTTAAGTTTGACTGGAGAGAACAGCGTTGGAATCTTGTTGTAGTTTTAGGCGTAATTATCGGAAGTTATATTGCGAAAAATTATTTATCTGTTGATACTGCCGTTACTTTAAATCCAACAGTAGTTAAAGATCTGCAATCTAAAGGGTTTACTGATACAAGTCAAGCCTACCTGCCAGATATGTTATTTTCTAATGATGTTTTTACAGATCCAAAAGGCTTAGCAATTCTTATCATTGGTGGGTTACTGGTCGGTTTTGGTGCACGTTATGCAGGAGGTTGTACCTCTGGTCATGCGATCTCCGGTTTAAGTAATTTACAAGTACCTTCACTTATTGCTGTAATTGGTTTTTTTATAGGAGGTTTGGTAATGATTCATTTAATATTCCCTTTAATATTCTAA
- a CDS encoding Hsp20/alpha crystallin family protein — protein MSIIKFNRNRFPWFNDTISNWMDTDNFFADDFFIKDKNLPAMNVKEHEDDFEIELAVPGFSKKDIEVTMEDDVLHIRAEKSKEEVEDDDYTRREFNYSSFDRKIQLPTSVDQNEAVKATYKNGVLTLNLLKKEEAKEQPKKVIEIE, from the coding sequence ATGTCTATAATTAAATTTAACAGAAACAGATTTCCTTGGTTCAATGATACCATCTCTAATTGGATGGATACTGATAATTTCTTTGCAGATGACTTTTTTATTAAAGACAAAAATTTACCAGCAATGAATGTAAAAGAACACGAGGATGATTTTGAAATTGAACTTGCAGTTCCAGGGTTTTCAAAAAAAGATATCGAAGTTACCATGGAAGATGATGTATTGCACATCCGTGCGGAGAAAAGTAAAGAAGAAGTAGAAGACGATGATTACACTCGCAGAGAATTTAACTATAGTTCTTTTGACAGAAAGATACAATTACCCACAAGTGTAGATCAAAATGAAGCAGTTAAAGCAACATATAAAAATGGGGTTCTTACACTTAATCTATTAAAAAAAGAAGAAGCGAAAGAGCAACCCAAAAAAGTAATTGAGATAGAGTAA
- a CDS encoding universal stress protein produces MRKILIPTDFSENAMNAIRYAVELFKYEKSEFLIFHAYADEVYNHNTLVSRLIFEELKKEIHQNSDEELAKILSVLHKVSPNPRHEYKTLSIFGTLVDEANDLVDQENIDTLIMATRGKTDDRKITFGSNTLQVLKYIKSPVLAIPEDCSYNPPKNILFPTDYMLPYKRRELKLLSTLTKSFRSSINFLHISKYKKLSLRQEDNKTFLKGCLPDADLSFHTIDETDITTAINLYIEKNDIDMLVMINSRHSYLECVLYQSTIDKIGLHIKIPFLTMQNLQRN; encoded by the coding sequence ATGAGAAAAATATTGATTCCCACAGATTTTTCAGAAAATGCGATGAATGCAATTCGATATGCAGTAGAGCTATTTAAATATGAAAAGAGTGAATTTTTAATCTTTCATGCCTATGCAGACGAAGTATACAATCATAACACCTTAGTCTCGCGTTTAATTTTTGAAGAATTGAAAAAAGAGATTCATCAGAACTCTGACGAAGAGCTAGCAAAAATACTATCAGTTCTGCATAAGGTTTCTCCAAATCCAAGACACGAATACAAAACCTTGTCGATTTTTGGAACACTCGTAGATGAAGCGAATGATCTGGTGGATCAGGAAAATATTGATACCCTAATTATGGCTACCAGAGGCAAAACAGATGACCGTAAAATCACCTTTGGAAGCAACACTTTACAAGTACTTAAATACATAAAAAGCCCGGTGTTAGCAATACCTGAAGATTGTAGTTACAATCCCCCAAAAAACATTCTTTTCCCTACTGATTATATGTTACCATACAAAAGGCGAGAATTAAAATTACTGAGTACATTGACTAAAAGCTTTAGATCTTCTATTAACTTTTTACATATTTCTAAATATAAAAAACTGTCGCTACGGCAGGAAGACAACAAAACCTTTTTAAAAGGGTGTTTACCCGATGCAGACTTATCTTTTCATACTATAGATGAAACGGATATTACGACTGCTATTAACCTATATATCGAAAAAAATGATATTGACATGTTAGTGATGATAAACTCCAGACACTCATATCTGGAATGTGTATTGTATCAATCCACTATCGATAAGATTGGATTACATATCAAAATACCATTTCTAACAATGCAAAACTTACAACGAAATTAA
- a CDS encoding DUF2892 domain-containing protein, which yields MKKNMGGLDRIVRILAAIVIGILYFTGVIQGTLGYVLLGLSAIFVLTSFVSFCPLYSIVGLNTCKVK from the coding sequence ATGAAAAAGAATATGGGCGGCTTGGACCGCATTGTAAGAATACTAGCGGCTATTGTGATTGGGATATTGTACTTCACTGGAGTTATACAAGGTACTTTGGGATATGTCCTATTAGGGCTTTCTGCGATATTTGTACTTACCAGTTTTGTTAGTTTTTGCCCTTTGTATTCCATTGTTGGGCTAAATACCTGTAAGGTTAAATAG
- a CDS encoding universal stress protein, giving the protein MKKILLPTDFSDNSWNAIDYATELFKEEACTFFLLNVYSKIIYESVHLSDIPSERSIENTVKANAVTNLEHLKKTIIHTSPNQKHTFEIIAALGSLTEVTKEVVKSEKIDLIIIGTKGATGTKEVFMGSNTVRIINTIKKCPVLAVPDGFTFTSKPSEITFATDFTHFYSKEELRPLLDLAKSFNATIRIVYVQQEEGSLTEEQKFNLGMLQKYFKDIKHYQHTLIKSDSVSKSLKVFAEELDIYLLAMLNYSHSFVDRLTREPVIKTVSFHTQIPLLILPELGMSASFSKETRKNSKLEETP; this is encoded by the coding sequence ATGAAAAAGATTTTGTTACCTACTGATTTTTCAGATAACTCCTGGAATGCTATTGATTATGCTACGGAACTTTTTAAAGAAGAAGCCTGTACTTTTTTCCTTTTAAATGTATATAGTAAGATCATTTATGAATCTGTACATCTTTCTGATATACCCTCTGAGCGTAGTATTGAAAATACTGTAAAAGCGAATGCAGTAACAAATCTGGAGCATCTAAAAAAGACCATAATACATACAAGTCCTAATCAGAAGCATACATTCGAAATAATTGCTGCTTTGGGCTCTCTAACAGAGGTAACAAAAGAAGTTGTGAAATCTGAAAAAATAGATCTCATAATTATCGGAACCAAAGGTGCCACAGGAACAAAAGAAGTATTCATGGGCAGCAATACGGTGCGTATTATTAATACTATAAAAAAATGTCCTGTTTTAGCAGTGCCGGATGGTTTTACTTTTACTTCCAAGCCTTCCGAAATTACTTTCGCAACAGATTTTACACATTTTTATAGTAAAGAGGAGTTAAGACCTCTATTAGATCTTGCGAAATCCTTTAACGCAACTATTAGAATCGTTTATGTCCAGCAAGAAGAAGGATCCTTAACCGAAGAACAGAAATTTAACTTAGGAATGTTACAAAAATATTTTAAAGACATAAAGCATTATCAGCATACCTTAATTAAAAGTGATTCGGTTTCAAAATCACTTAAAGTATTCGCTGAAGAACTTGACATTTACCTATTGGCAATGCTAAACTATTCTCATAGTTTTGTGGATAGACTTACTAGAGAACCTGTAATAAAAACCGTTTCATTCCATACCCAAATACCGCTATTGATACTACCTGAACTGGGCATGAGTGCTTCTTTCTCCAAAGAAACTCGAAAAAATTCGAAATTAGAAGAAACACCATAA